From Candidatus Persebacteraceae bacterium Df01, a single genomic window includes:
- a CDS encoding DUF547 domain-containing protein: MTVMIRFSLSLLIGSVAQGITMNKLSLFLLLLLCAPTMAAPKAELWDYWQAHNSQSTETVTHDAWDTFLQKHLSTRDDVAVLDYSNASADKKLLDSYLKRLSQTPVRMLNRDEQRAFWINLYNALTVRTILKNYPVDSIRDISSGFLSFGPWDEKIITIENTELSLNDIEHRILRPIWQDARLHYAVNCASIGCPNLAAHAFTATNGEALLEAAAAAYINHPRGVQIQNGVLHVSSIYDWFKIDFGNDDIGVIAHLKKYAEPSLFAKLQNISAIAKYDYDWSLNDK, encoded by the coding sequence ATGACTGTTATGATTAGATTTTCACTATCACTTTTGATTGGTTCGGTGGCACAAGGAATTACGATGAATAAATTATCACTTTTTTTATTGTTATTATTATGCGCACCCACAATGGCGGCACCCAAAGCCGAATTGTGGGATTACTGGCAGGCGCACAACTCGCAAAGCACAGAAACAGTGACGCATGATGCTTGGGATACCTTTTTACAAAAACATCTATCCACACGCGACGACGTTGCCGTACTGGACTATTCAAACGCCAGCGCCGACAAAAAATTATTAGACAGTTATCTCAAGCGCTTATCTCAAACGCCCGTACGAATGCTCAATCGTGATGAACAGCGCGCTTTTTGGATCAATTTATATAACGCATTGACGGTACGAACGATATTAAAAAATTATCCGGTGGATAGCATTCGCGATATTTCTTCAGGCTTTTTATCTTTTGGTCCTTGGGATGAAAAAATTATCACGATAGAAAACACAGAGTTATCGCTTAACGATATTGAGCATCGCATTTTACGTCCTATTTGGCAAGATGCGCGACTACACTACGCCGTTAATTGCGCCTCTATTGGCTGCCCCAATCTGGCAGCACACGCTTTTACCGCCACTAACGGAGAAGCCTTATTAGAAGCTGCAGCTGCGGCTTATATCAATCATCCGCGCGGTGTACAAATCCAAAACGGTGTTTTACACGTTTCCAGCATTTATGACTGGTTTAAAATAGATTTCGGAAACGACGACATCGGCGTGATTGCTCATCTAAAAAAATATGCTGAACCATCATTATTTGCCAAACTACAAAATATTTCAGCCATCGCTAAATACGATTATGATTGGTCACTCAACGACAAATAA
- a CDS encoding Na+/proline symporter: protein MNIGFLATSGLFYMLVVWYVAPRHVSVNQFFTGKSNKKTEPAFLLLAASAAISWIFAKSIVNSAALTHAFGLWGGFGYAIYYLSFIVVAVTIYFLRVHGGYRSLPNFISTRYGALCMKLFIIAIAIRLFNEVWSNTKVVGLFFGDEGGGGYWLAVIIFTLFTAFYTLKSGLRGSLLTDGLQMLLASILLVIVMASILPSFSGGLPAATETQVAGGITFALLALVQITSYGFHDPVLTDRAFVTNPKRMLGAFCLAGLVGGTFIVLFGLTGLYAKTIGHENGNIMASIAGAVSLPLLIVFNVMMLTSAGSTLDSTFSSTAKMTALDFNQQATADQKALSKGRISIVIIALLGNLPLLSLYLGDKVGPAIIAATTISGTMVMGLAPIFLLSFIRRAGVLSFHLSFWAGLALGIWLAVAKASVPAWMIIGSGKYAVHLGVNVWGLALCSLLYVAAAFIVPAKSIAKN from the coding sequence ATGAATATCGGTTTTTTGGCTACCTCAGGTCTTTTCTACATGCTGGTTGTCTGGTACGTTGCCCCTCGTCATGTTAGTGTTAATCAATTTTTTACTGGCAAATCTAATAAAAAAACAGAACCCGCTTTTTTATTATTAGCCGCCAGTGCCGCTATCAGTTGGATATTTGCCAAATCTATTGTTAATTCCGCTGCACTGACTCACGCTTTTGGTCTGTGGGGCGGATTCGGTTACGCTATTTATTATTTATCCTTTATCGTTGTGGCAGTAACGATTTATTTTTTGCGCGTGCACGGTGGTTACCGTTCATTACCAAATTTTATTTCTACGCGCTACGGCGCACTGTGCATGAAACTTTTTATTATCGCCATCGCCATTCGCTTGTTTAACGAGGTATGGTCTAACACCAAAGTAGTGGGACTCTTTTTTGGCGACGAGGGTGGCGGCGGTTACTGGCTGGCGGTAATAATATTCACACTTTTTACCGCATTTTATACACTCAAAAGCGGCTTACGCGGCAGCCTGCTTACTGACGGTCTGCAAATGTTACTGGCTTCAATTTTGCTGGTTATTGTAATGGCAAGCATTTTGCCGTCATTTTCCGGCGGCTTGCCCGCCGCTACTGAAACACAAGTAGCCGGTGGCATTACCTTTGCGCTATTGGCGCTGGTACAAATCACCTCTTACGGTTTTCACGATCCGGTTCTCACCGACCGCGCCTTTGTAACCAATCCCAAACGCATGTTGGGTGCTTTTTGTCTGGCCGGACTGGTTGGTGGCACATTTATCGTGCTTTTCGGTCTGACCGGTCTGTATGCCAAAACCATTGGTCACGAAAACGGCAATATCATGGCCAGCATTGCCGGTGCGGTGTCACTGCCGCTGCTTATTGTATTCAATGTCATGATGCTAACCTCGGCAGGATCTACACTAGATTCCACTTTTTCTTCTACTGCAAAAATGACGGCTCTCGATTTCAACCAACAAGCCACCGCTGATCAAAAGGCACTCTCCAAAGGGCGTATTTCAATAGTAATTATCGCTCTCTTGGGCAATCTACCTTTGCTGTCACTGTATTTAGGCGATAAAGTGGGGCCAGCGATTATCGCCGCCACAACCATTAGCGGCACGATGGTAATGGGATTGGCACCAATTTTTCTGTTATCATTTATTCGCCGAGCAGGCGTGTTGAGCTTTCATTTGTCGTTTTGGGCTGGGTTAGCACTGGGTATCTGGCTTGCGGTAGCGAAAGCTTCCGTTCCGGCATGGATGATCATCGGTAGCGGAAAATATGCCGTGCATTTAGGTGTAAATGTGTGGGGATTAGCATTGTGTTCCCTATTGTATGTAGCTGCTGCATTTATTGTGCCTGCTAAGTCAATAGCGAAAAATTAA
- a CDS encoding cation acetate symporter, with protein MFKGNFIDNIAKVYGLYTGGFLLFIALMAILEQAGVSAEAIGIMFVAFTIAIYAIIGFLSRTMEVDAYYVAGRQVPALYNGMATAADWMSGASFVAMAGGIYFGGYGYLAFVVGWTGGYVLVASLLAPYLRKFGCYTVPDFVGVRYGGNITRFCAVVVLVFASFTYVTAQINATGTIASRALQIPFEVGVWFGLLGILLCSMLGGMRAVTWTQVAQYIVLIIAYVVPVVWMSNKQGFGIIPHFGYGDAVMRVAELEVMHQVGILNPTESVAGLKSLTTLHAFAGDDWLSKWKFVTLVLCMMLGTASLPHILMRYFTTPSVREARQSVAWSLLFIFLLYFTAPALATLTKLQVLDPSLPTGLIGKAIADVQMLDWVQKWSNVGFLKVIDSNGDGLLQINEFFMRGDIVVLATPEIAGLPYVISGLVAAGGMAAAMSTADGLLLAIANALSHDLYYKIIDPQADTKKRLIVARVLLIAIGAFSAFIASLKLTSILGAVAWAFNFANSGLFFPLVLGVWWKRANKQGAIAGIAGGFLSGVLYLMYVRFWGGEPILGLDHLRFGIVGMTASLILMVTVSLATEEPDEETQRMVDEIRIPRGKTVLGQ; from the coding sequence ATGTTTAAAGGAAATTTTATTGACAACATCGCTAAGGTGTACGGTCTGTACACTGGAGGATTTTTATTATTTATCGCGTTGATGGCGATATTGGAGCAAGCAGGTGTTTCAGCAGAAGCTATCGGCATTATGTTTGTGGCTTTTACTATTGCGATTTATGCCATTATTGGCTTTTTGTCGCGCACGATGGAAGTAGATGCTTATTATGTCGCCGGGCGGCAAGTCCCAGCGTTGTACAACGGCATGGCAACGGCGGCGGACTGGATGTCTGGTGCTTCTTTTGTCGCTATGGCCGGAGGTATTTATTTTGGCGGTTACGGTTATCTTGCCTTTGTCGTTGGCTGGACCGGCGGTTATGTTTTGGTGGCTTCGTTATTAGCACCATACCTGCGCAAATTTGGTTGCTATACAGTTCCGGATTTTGTTGGCGTGCGTTATGGTGGCAATATCACGCGGTTTTGTGCCGTAGTGGTATTGGTGTTTGCATCATTTACTTATGTGACAGCCCAAATCAACGCCACCGGTACCATCGCGTCGCGGGCTTTACAAATTCCTTTTGAAGTGGGTGTGTGGTTTGGTTTGTTGGGAATTTTATTGTGTTCAATGCTTGGTGGTATGCGCGCGGTAACTTGGACTCAGGTAGCACAATACATTGTCCTTATCATCGCCTATGTCGTGCCGGTAGTGTGGATGTCTAACAAGCAGGGATTTGGCATTATTCCGCATTTTGGTTACGGTGATGCGGTGATGCGAGTAGCCGAGTTGGAAGTCATGCATCAGGTGGGCATACTCAACCCTACGGAAAGTGTTGCCGGTCTCAAATCGCTGACAACTTTGCATGCTTTTGCCGGTGATGATTGGTTGTCTAAATGGAAATTCGTTACTTTGGTATTGTGTATGATGTTGGGAACCGCCTCGTTGCCGCATATTTTGATGCGCTATTTCACCACTCCTTCGGTGCGTGAGGCACGTCAATCAGTGGCATGGTCATTGTTATTTATTTTTCTGCTGTATTTCACGGCGCCGGCGCTGGCAACACTGACCAAGTTACAGGTGTTAGACCCCAGCTTGCCGACTGGTTTGATTGGCAAAGCGATTGCCGATGTACAGATGCTGGATTGGGTGCAAAAATGGTCCAATGTCGGCTTTCTTAAAGTAATTGACAGCAATGGTGATGGCTTGTTGCAGATTAATGAGTTCTTCATGCGCGGTGATATCGTGGTGCTGGCAACGCCAGAAATTGCGGGATTGCCTTATGTTATTTCAGGACTAGTCGCCGCTGGCGGCATGGCCGCCGCCATGTCCACGGCTGACGGATTGTTGTTGGCAATCGCCAATGCATTGAGTCACGATTTGTACTACAAAATTATTGATCCGCAGGCAGATACAAAAAAGCGGCTGATTGTGGCACGAGTTTTGCTCATTGCTATCGGGGCGTTCAGTGCCTTTATAGCTAGCTTAAAGCTCACTTCAATTCTTGGTGCAGTTGCTTGGGCATTTAATTTTGCCAATTCGGGCTTGTTCTTCCCGCTGGTGCTTGGCGTCTGGTGGAAGCGTGCTAACAAACAGGGTGCCATTGCAGGCATTGCCGGTGGCTTTTTATCCGGCGTGCTGTACTTAATGTATGTCCGATTTTGGGGTGGAGAGCCAATTTTGGGATTAGATCATCTGCGGTTTGGTATAGTCGGCATGACAGCCAGTTTGATATTAATGGTAACAGTATCGCTGGCAACTGAAGAGCCGGATGAAGAAACCCAGCGTATGGTGGATGAAATTCGTATTCCGCGAGGCAAAACGGTGCTGGGACAATAG
- the gap gene encoding type I glyceraldehyde-3-phosphate dehydrogenase, with translation MFIRVGINGFGRIGRCVLRALVESGRDDVCISAINSRSDINIAAHLLRYDSTHGRFAASVEVSSDALLVNGNRIPYSRHTNIDDINWQATDTQLVMECSGIFTARDDAARHLQAGAQQVLISAPGKNSDATVVYGVNHSVLTEKKCAIVSAASCTTNCLAPVAQTLHNNVGIECGWMSTVHASTNDQKILDESHKDLRRARAAGESIILTKTGAAAAVGLVIPELAGKLNGVAARVPVKNVSLVDLTCLLANDTDANAINDMMRKAAANMPTGVMTVNDEPLVSSDFNHTVYSSIFDATQTQVMNKRLVKVMAWYDNEWGFACRMVDVAAVMAE, from the coding sequence ATGTTTATTCGGGTCGGTATTAATGGTTTTGGGCGCATTGGTCGCTGTGTATTACGAGCGTTAGTAGAAAGTGGGCGTGACGATGTTTGCATTTCCGCCATTAACAGCCGTTCCGATATTAATATCGCCGCGCATTTGTTGCGTTATGACAGTACTCACGGGCGTTTCGCCGCCTCAGTGGAAGTGAGTAGTGATGCTTTGCTTGTTAACGGGAATCGTATTCCTTACAGTCGTCATACCAATATTGACGATATTAACTGGCAGGCTACCGATACACAACTGGTAATGGAATGCTCAGGAATTTTTACAGCTCGTGATGATGCGGCACGCCATTTGCAAGCTGGTGCCCAGCAGGTTCTAATTTCCGCGCCGGGAAAAAATTCCGACGCGACGGTAGTGTACGGGGTAAACCATAGCGTTCTTACCGAAAAAAAATGTGCTATTGTTTCCGCTGCATCATGCACTACCAATTGCTTAGCACCGGTTGCTCAAACCTTGCACAATAACGTCGGTATTGAATGTGGCTGGATGAGTACGGTGCACGCCTCTACGAACGACCAAAAAATACTGGATGAGTCACACAAAGATCTGCGGCGGGCGCGGGCAGCTGGCGAATCCATTATTCTGACCAAAACTGGGGCGGCGGCAGCGGTTGGATTAGTAATCCCCGAGCTTGCCGGCAAACTAAACGGTGTTGCCGCTCGGGTGCCGGTCAAAAATGTGTCTCTGGTAGATTTGACTTGCTTACTGGCTAATGATACCGATGCCAACGCCATTAATGACATGATGCGGAAGGCTGCGGCAAACATGCCTACTGGAGTTATGACCGTTAATGATGAGCCTTTGGTGTCATCCGATTTTAATCACACCGTATATTCTTCTATTTTTGATGCGACTCAAACCCAAGTAATGAATAAACGGTTGGTTAAAGTGATGGCTTGGTATGACAATGAGTGGGGTTTTGCTTGTCGGATGGTAGATGTTGCTGCGGTGATGGCCGAATAA
- a CDS encoding phosphoglycerate kinase, whose translation MSAFDFYTLTDINWHGKIALLRADFNVPMVDGNCTDDTRIRAALPTIHHILENGGGVLCLSHLGRPRAGEPNPARSLAPVAAQLQNLISQDVVFCRNWPTQQPPPGAVWMLENTRFNVGEKENSPDLAARYATLGDVFVMDAFATAHRAEASTSALAQATSACCAGLLLQAEVEALKKALFNPTKPVVAVVGGAKVSTKLAALNNLMQTCDYLIAGGGIANTLLLAEENPIGNSLAEHDMLGEAKKFLSAHADKTLLPEDVTVVDGSGENIRVLRLSELSDIGDGRIVDVGPAACAAYGRVLAKAGTIIWNGPLGWFEQPPFSAGTRALAAMIAASPAYSLAGGGDTLAAVAQSEVKSGISYLSTGGGAFLQFIEGSPMPGLASVLKR comes from the coding sequence ATGTCAGCATTTGACTTTTATACGCTTACTGACATTAATTGGCATGGGAAAATTGCATTGTTGCGCGCGGACTTTAACGTGCCGATGGTGGATGGCAACTGCACCGATGACACGCGTATTCGTGCGGCGCTTCCGACCATTCACCATATTTTGGAAAATGGCGGTGGCGTATTGTGCCTGTCGCATTTGGGACGTCCGCGAGCAGGTGAGCCTAATCCGGCACGTTCATTGGCACCAGTGGCGGCACAGTTACAAAATTTAATTAGCCAAGACGTGGTTTTTTGTCGGAATTGGCCGACACAACAGCCGCCTCCGGGCGCAGTATGGATGCTGGAAAACACGCGTTTTAACGTTGGAGAAAAAGAAAACAGCCCAGATCTTGCTGCCCGTTACGCAACACTGGGTGACGTATTTGTGATGGACGCCTTTGCCACTGCCCACCGTGCTGAAGCGTCTACTAGCGCATTAGCACAAGCCACATCAGCGTGTTGCGCTGGTTTGTTACTTCAAGCTGAAGTGGAAGCGTTGAAAAAAGCGTTGTTTAATCCCACCAAACCGGTGGTAGCGGTGGTGGGTGGCGCCAAAGTATCTACCAAACTTGCTGCGTTAAATAATTTAATGCAAACGTGTGACTATTTAATTGCCGGAGGCGGTATTGCCAATACTTTGTTGCTGGCGGAAGAAAACCCAATCGGAAACTCACTAGCTGAGCACGACATGCTTGGCGAGGCCAAAAAGTTTCTCAGTGCGCATGCCGATAAAACATTATTACCAGAAGATGTGACGGTTGTTGATGGAAGTGGTGAAAATATTCGGGTGTTACGGCTATCTGAGTTGTCCGATATTGGGGATGGTCGTATCGTGGATGTCGGTCCCGCCGCTTGCGCTGCTTATGGCAGAGTGTTGGCCAAGGCAGGAACTATTATTTGGAATGGTCCTTTGGGATGGTTTGAGCAGCCGCCATTTTCTGCTGGCACTCGGGCGCTGGCAGCAATGATTGCAGCATCACCAGCGTATTCGCTGGCAGGTGGTGGCGATACGCTGGCGGCGGTAGCGCAAAGCGAAGTAAAAAGTGGCATTTCTTATTTGTCTACAGGGGGAGGAGCGTTTTTGCAATTTATAGAAGGCAGCCCCATGCCGGGATTGGCTAGCGTTTTAAAGCGGTAA
- a CDS encoding DUF4212 domain-containing protein: MENNNNEHWSRTRKLMFTTLGIWFVFSYVVHWFGNALNNIYFLGFPLGFYMAAQGSLFIFVVLIFWMVNRQNKIDEEFGVHEMHETESNKEN; this comes from the coding sequence ATGGAAAACAATAATAACGAGCATTGGTCTCGAACTCGTAAGCTAATGTTCACTACGCTGGGCATTTGGTTTGTGTTTAGTTATGTGGTGCATTGGTTTGGAAATGCGCTCAATAACATTTATTTTCTGGGTTTTCCGCTCGGCTTTTATATGGCGGCGCAAGGCTCGTTGTTTATTTTTGTTGTGTTAATTTTTTGGATGGTAAACAGACAAAATAAGATTGATGAAGAGTTTGGCGTGCACGAAATGCACGAAACAGAATCAAATAAAGAAAATTAA
- the ilvN gene encoding acetolactate synthase small subunit — MRRVLSILMENESGALSRVAGLFSARSYNIESLTVAPTEDPTLSRMTVVTAGDDTVIEQITKQVHKLIEVFKVSDITEGRHVERELMLVKVRAEGDEREEMKRLADIFRASIVGVSTKTFIIQVTGDRKKLNAFLAACAGNIVETARTGVCGMSRVSEDK; from the coding sequence ATGCGGCGCGTACTCTCCATTTTGATGGAAAACGAATCTGGTGCGTTATCACGGGTGGCAGGGCTATTTTCTGCTCGCAGTTACAACATCGAATCGCTAACAGTAGCGCCAACCGAAGACCCAACGTTATCGCGTATGACCGTTGTTACCGCCGGTGACGATACGGTGATTGAACAAATAACCAAACAGGTACACAAGTTAATAGAAGTATTTAAAGTTTCTGACATTACCGAAGGCCGCCATGTTGAGCGTGAATTGATGCTGGTTAAAGTCCGTGCTGAAGGTGATGAACGTGAAGAAATGAAACGGTTGGCTGATATTTTTCGCGCGTCTATTGTTGGAGTGAGTACCAAAACATTCATTATTCAAGTTACCGGCGATCGCAAAAAGCTGAATGCTTTTTTGGCAGCCTGTGCGGGAAATATTGTAGAAACAGCGCGTACTGGTGTTTGTGGTATGTCAAGGGTGTCAGAAGACAAATAG